A portion of the Carettochelys insculpta isolate YL-2023 chromosome 26, ASM3395843v1, whole genome shotgun sequence genome contains these proteins:
- the OPTC gene encoding opticin isoform X2 has translation MPCMCISSHRSASSHVVLREPHALHDAFPKPRSGMQILTWLGVTALALALAAPPKEGGEKEKEKPGTDVATYDDLDLPSYLLNLDNYDEIFDPSFYEEIYDYRDPVPQVEVGTLASPTRHLESVGSTRAMLTDAPTRPPSTSPPLGPGLLGSIIKQGLPTCLVCVCLGTSVYCDDADLEQIPPLPLETTYLYARFNHISHIRVSDFARLKKLKRIDLTSNAISWVDKDSFRQLGALQELILAENRLPLLPALPSSIVSLDARLNRIRSSGIRPEAFLELKKLQFLYLSDNKLDYIPVPLPEGLRALHLQNNNIQTLHVDTFCDSQDHSHIRWALEDIRLDGNPINLSLFPDAYFCLPRIPTGHFY, from the exons ATGCCCTGCATGTGCATCTCATCACACCGTTCAGCTTCTTCCCACGTTGTCCTCCGTGAACCTCACGCACTGCATGACGCCTTCCCTAAACCAAG GAGCGGGATGCAGATCTTAACCTGGCTGGGGgtcacagccctggccctggccttggCTGCACCCCCTAAAGAGGGAGGTGAGAAGGAAAAAGAGAAGCCCGGAACTGATGTTGCAACCTATGATGACTTGGACCTGCCCAGCTACCTCCTCAACCTAGACAACTACGACGAGATCTTTGACCCGAGTTTCTATGAAGAGATTTACGACTATAGGGACCCAGTACCCCAG GTTGAGGTTGGTACATTGGCTTCTCCAACCAGGCATCTAGAGAGCGTCGGGAGCACGAGAGCCATGCTGACCGATGCACCCACCAGGCCGCCCTCGACCTCCCCGCCTCTCGGGCCAGGTCTGCTTGGGTCCATAATCAAACAGG GTCTGCCCACCTGCCTGGTCTGTGTGTGTCTTGGCACCTCCGTGTACTGCGATGATGCTGACCTGGAACAGATCCCGCCACTGCCTCTGGAAACCACCTACCTCTACGCCCGCttcaaccacatcagccacatccGAGTCAGCGACTTCGCCAGGCTGA agAAGCTGAAGCGGATTGACCTGACTAGCAATGCCATCTCCTGGGTGGACAAGGACTCCTTCCGGCAGCTGGGTGCCCTGCAGGAGCTCATCCTCGCTGAGAACAGGCTTCCCTTGCTGCCCGCCTTGCCCAGCAGCATTGTGAGTCTGGATGCCCGGCTCAACAGGATCCGGAGCTCCGGGATCAGACCTGAAGCCTTCCTG GAGCTGAAGAAGCTGCAGTTCCTCTACCTGTCGGATAACAAACTGGACTATATCCCAGTGCCCCTGCCTGAGGGCCTGCGGGCCCTGCACCTGCAG AACAACAACATCCAGACCCTGCATGTAGACACATTCTGTGacagccaggaccacagccacaTCCGATGGGCCCTAGAGGACATCCGCCTGGATGGCAACCCCATCAACCTGAGCCTCTTCCCCGACGCCTACTTCTGTCTGCCCCGGATACCCACTGGCCACTTCTACTGA
- the OPTC gene encoding opticin isoform X1: protein MLPTIPGKFRAFQPGSKDFYDSNRRTHSLRSLKPPPMAEETCFLASSGCKSGTRLFMITPCSVDGAFVQGACSLGPDQTGSAAEQRGDYSRCHLPLWKELLPGDCSVNAAPAAGVFTCPACASHHTVQLLPTLSSVNLTHCMTPSLNQGPVLGSPYLALLMHFTPCQVHPLVLSSLHHPTSMASSLGRSGMQILTWLGVTALALALAAPPKEGGEKEKEKPGTDVATYDDLDLPSYLLNLDNYDEIFDPSFYEEIYDYRDPVPQVEVGTLASPTRHLESVGSTRAMLTDAPTRPPSTSPPLGPGLLGSIIKQGLPTCLVCVCLGTSVYCDDADLEQIPPLPLETTYLYARFNHISHIRVSDFARLKKLKRIDLTSNAISWVDKDSFRQLGALQELILAENRLPLLPALPSSIVSLDARLNRIRSSGIRPEAFLELKKLQFLYLSDNKLDYIPVPLPEGLRALHLQNNNIQTLHVDTFCDSQDHSHIRWALEDIRLDGNPINLSLFPDAYFCLPRIPTGHFY from the exons ATGCTGCCAACAATCCCAGGGAAATTCAGGGCTTTTCAGCCTGGAAGCAAAGACTTCTACGACTCCAACAGAAGGACTCACTCTCTTCGGAGTCTGAAACCTCCGCCGATGGCAGAAGAGACGTGCTTTCTTGCCAGTTCGGGGTGCAAATCAGGGACGAGACTGTTCATGATCACGCCCTGTAGCGTGGATGGAGCGTTTGTGCAGGGAGCGTGCAGCCTGGG GCCAGATCAAACTGGAAGTGCAGCCGAGCAGAGGGGTGATTATTCCAGATGTCACCTGCCGTTGTGGAAagagctgctgcctggggatTGCTCGGTGAATGCTGCCCCTGCGGCTGGGGTTTTCACATGCCCTGCATGTGCATCTCATCACACCGTTCAGCTTCTTCCCACGTTGTCCTCCGTGAACCTCACGCACTGCATGACGCCTTCCCTAAACCAAG GTCCAGTCCTGGGTTCCCCGTACTTGGCTCTGCTGATGCATTTCACTCCCTGCCAGGTGCACCCCCTTGTGCTGAGTTCCCTGCACCATCCCACCAGTATGGCTTCATCCTTGGGCAG GAGCGGGATGCAGATCTTAACCTGGCTGGGGgtcacagccctggccctggccttggCTGCACCCCCTAAAGAGGGAGGTGAGAAGGAAAAAGAGAAGCCCGGAACTGATGTTGCAACCTATGATGACTTGGACCTGCCCAGCTACCTCCTCAACCTAGACAACTACGACGAGATCTTTGACCCGAGTTTCTATGAAGAGATTTACGACTATAGGGACCCAGTACCCCAG GTTGAGGTTGGTACATTGGCTTCTCCAACCAGGCATCTAGAGAGCGTCGGGAGCACGAGAGCCATGCTGACCGATGCACCCACCAGGCCGCCCTCGACCTCCCCGCCTCTCGGGCCAGGTCTGCTTGGGTCCATAATCAAACAGG GTCTGCCCACCTGCCTGGTCTGTGTGTGTCTTGGCACCTCCGTGTACTGCGATGATGCTGACCTGGAACAGATCCCGCCACTGCCTCTGGAAACCACCTACCTCTACGCCCGCttcaaccacatcagccacatccGAGTCAGCGACTTCGCCAGGCTGA agAAGCTGAAGCGGATTGACCTGACTAGCAATGCCATCTCCTGGGTGGACAAGGACTCCTTCCGGCAGCTGGGTGCCCTGCAGGAGCTCATCCTCGCTGAGAACAGGCTTCCCTTGCTGCCCGCCTTGCCCAGCAGCATTGTGAGTCTGGATGCCCGGCTCAACAGGATCCGGAGCTCCGGGATCAGACCTGAAGCCTTCCTG GAGCTGAAGAAGCTGCAGTTCCTCTACCTGTCGGATAACAAACTGGACTATATCCCAGTGCCCCTGCCTGAGGGCCTGCGGGCCCTGCACCTGCAG AACAACAACATCCAGACCCTGCATGTAGACACATTCTGTGacagccaggaccacagccacaTCCGATGGGCCCTAGAGGACATCCGCCTGGATGGCAACCCCATCAACCTGAGCCTCTTCCCCGACGCCTACTTCTGTCTGCCCCGGATACCCACTGGCCACTTCTACTGA